Proteins encoded together in one Fimbriiglobus ruber window:
- a CDS encoding ISAzo13 family transposase (programmed frameshift) yields MELTDGFKATLAETARMLRGSQRRLFMARTVQSLGAGGQRRAETEFGWNRVTIRKGMHELRSGITCCDAPTARGRARAEEKLPRLLADIRDIAKGFSQTDPQFRNRRLYTRLTAEELRRQLIEQKGYQTAELPTPRTLRTKLNDLGFHLTKVAKCKPKKKIKQTDAIFAKLKVVNRSADEAETVLRLSWDAKAAVKIGDFSRGGKNRLERKGADHDFQPKGILNPFGIFLPQWDDLHLYFTASAVTSDFIVDVLERWWGSNRQRFPRVDTLVINQDNGPELHSRRTQFLKRMVQFARDQALRIRLAYYPPYHSKYNAIEHCWGILENHWNGELLDDVDAVLEFARTMTWNGKKPEVELLCGTYRKGIRLSPRQMKVVEKHVTRDAELGKWFLDIDGPSLRLG; encoded by the exons ATGGAACTTACGGATGGGTTCAAAGCCACTCTCGCCGAAACGGCAAGAATGCTTCGCGGCTCGCAGCGCCGGCTGTTCATGGCGCGGACGGTTCAGTCGTTGGGAGCAGGCGGACAGCGGCGGGCCGAAACGGAGTTCGGCTGGAATCGCGTGACGATTCGTAAGGGGATGCACGAACTGCGGTCCGGTATCACCTGTTGCGACGCCCCCACGGCACGCGGCCGCGCCCGCGCCGAGGAGAAATTGCCGCGTTTGCTCGCCGACATCCGGGACATCGCCAAAGGATTCAGTCAAACGGACCCACAGTTTCGCAATCGGCGATTGTACACGCGGTTGACGGCGGAAGAACTGCGCCGGCAACTGATCGAACAGAAGGGATATCAGACGGCGGAACTGCCGACGCCGCGGACATTGCGCACGAAGCTCAATGACTTGGGGTTTCACCTGACCAAGGTGGCCAAGTGCAAACCCA AAAAAAAGATCAAGCAGACCGACGCCATCTTCGCGAAGTTGAAAGTGGTCAATCGGTCCGCGGACGAAGCGGAAACGGTGTTGCGTTTGTCGTGGGATGCCAAGGCCGCCGTGAAAATCGGCGATTTTTCGCGTGGAGGCAAGAATCGGCTGGAGCGGAAGGGGGCGGACCACGATTTCCAACCGAAAGGGATATTGAATCCGTTTGGGATCTTTTTGCCGCAATGGGACGACCTGCACTTGTATTTCACGGCGTCGGCGGTCACGAGTGACTTCATCGTCGATGTGTTGGAACGGTGGTGGGGGAGCAACCGTCAGCGGTTCCCACGTGTGGATACGCTGGTGATCAACCAGGACAACGGCCCCGAGCTTCACAGTCGACGCACACAGTTTTTGAAGCGGATGGTGCAGTTTGCGCGGGACCAGGCGTTGCGGATTCGGCTGGCCTATTACCCGCCGTACCACAGCAAGTACAACGCGATCGAACATTGCTGGGGCATCTTGGAAAACCACTGGAACGGCGAACTGTTGGACGATGTGGACGCGGTTCTGGAATTTGCCCGAACCATGACGTGGAACGGCAAAAAGCCCGAAGTCGAGCTGCTGTGTGGGACCTACAGGAAAGGCATTCGTCTCTCGCCACGCCAAATGAAAGTGGTCGAGAAACACGTGACACGCGATGCCGAACTCGGAAAATGGTTCCTCGATATCGACGGACCAAGTTTGCGGCTGGGATAA
- a CDS encoding helix-turn-helix domain-containing protein, protein MRPQYSFPEPVVQAIADARYRHPDPRVQERMEILWLKTRNVTHSRIAELANVSRSTVQRTLRIYAAKGLDGVRSFGWKGQPSALTPHHGTIEDAFRRHPPHTAHEAARRIEDLTGVRRKASRVRQFLKEDLGMKCLKVAPIPVPPKKTVDEHARTQADFLKDGTGTEVGGSPRR, encoded by the coding sequence ATGCGTCCCCAATATTCGTTTCCCGAACCCGTGGTCCAAGCGATCGCGGACGCGCGCTATCGGCACCCGGACCCGCGTGTCCAAGAGCGGATGGAGATTCTCTGGCTCAAGACCCGGAACGTGACGCACAGTCGGATCGCGGAGTTGGCCAACGTGTCGCGCTCCACGGTGCAGCGGACCCTGCGGATCTATGCGGCGAAGGGTCTGGATGGGGTCCGATCGTTCGGCTGGAAGGGCCAACCCAGTGCGCTGACACCGCATCACGGGACGATCGAAGACGCGTTTCGCCGGCACCCGCCGCACACGGCCCACGAGGCGGCGCGGCGGATCGAGGACCTGACGGGCGTCCGACGCAAGGCGTCGCGGGTGCGCCAGTTCTTGAAAGAGGATCTGGGGATGAAATGCCTGAAGGTGGCACCCATCCCGGTGCCGCCCAAGAAAACGGTCGACGAACACGCCCGCACGCAGGCGGATTTTTTAAAAGACGGAACTGGAACCGAAGTTGGCGGAAGCCCGCGACGGTAA
- a CDS encoding IS630 family transposase: MAEARDGKRTVYFVDASHFVLASFLGWVWCFVRLHVRAASGRQRYNVLGALNAVTHELVTEINTTYITATSVCALLRKIAALGGSLPITLVLDNARYQRCALVEHTAKALGIELLFLPSYSPNLNLIERLWKFVKKEALNSRHHQDFKKFQEAIDHCLADLPTKHREKLATLMTHKFQTWDNVSLLDA; encoded by the coding sequence TTGGCGGAAGCCCGCGACGGTAAGCGGACGGTGTACTTCGTGGACGCGTCGCACTTCGTCTTGGCGTCGTTCCTGGGGTGGGTGTGGTGCTTCGTCCGGTTACATGTCCGGGCCGCGTCGGGACGGCAGAGGTACAACGTGCTGGGTGCGCTGAACGCGGTCACGCACGAGCTGGTGACAGAAATCAACACGACGTACATCACGGCCACCTCGGTGTGTGCGTTGCTCCGCAAGATCGCGGCCCTCGGTGGGTCATTGCCGATCACGCTGGTACTCGACAACGCCCGCTACCAGCGGTGCGCGCTGGTGGAGCACACGGCCAAGGCACTCGGGATCGAGTTGTTGTTCCTGCCGTCGTATTCGCCGAACCTGAACTTGATCGAGCGACTCTGGAAGTTCGTGAAGAAGGAGGCGTTGAACAGCCGCCACCATCAGGACTTCAAGAAGTTCCAGGAGGCCATCGACCATTGCTTGGCGGATCTGCCGACGAAACACCGAGAGAAACTGGCGACCCTGATGACCCACAAATTCCAGACGTGGGACAATGTGTCACTCCTGGACGCGTAA
- a CDS encoding sigma-54 interaction domain-containing protein, translating into MVRLAAPRSTNVLLIGETGTGKEVIAKAIHKLSQRREGPYIRVNCGALHENLLESELFGHIKGAFTGAVENKPGRFEAAHLGSIFLDEINSMSPKLQVKLLRVLQEREFERVGESRTIRVDVRVIAATNAALEDLVEQGQFREDLYYRLNVVPIVLPPLRERREDIPLLAHFFLKKYIDQNKLSIPADLSPELTAALKVHDWPGNVRELENAIERLLVLSDNGHLAPELLRLDRPRVTTRVTTKGGGPVGHDVPSLIRALVRAGVSSAMPSDVRLYDFVVGGVERELIEQVMRQFDGVRVKAANRLGINRNTLHKKLDEFKLEDQKNELGAPPPPDGEAVAEGV; encoded by the coding sequence ATGGTGCGCCTGGCCGCACCCCGGTCGACCAACGTGTTGCTCATCGGAGAGACCGGCACTGGCAAGGAAGTGATCGCCAAGGCGATTCACAAGCTGAGCCAACGGCGGGAAGGTCCGTACATTCGCGTCAACTGTGGTGCGTTGCACGAAAACTTGCTTGAGAGCGAGTTGTTCGGCCACATCAAAGGCGCGTTTACCGGCGCGGTGGAAAATAAGCCCGGCCGTTTTGAAGCCGCGCACCTCGGCAGCATCTTTCTGGACGAAATCAACAGCATGTCGCCCAAGCTTCAGGTGAAGCTGCTGCGGGTGCTGCAAGAGCGGGAGTTTGAACGGGTCGGCGAGAGCCGGACCATCCGCGTGGACGTGCGTGTAATCGCGGCCACCAATGCCGCGCTCGAAGACTTGGTCGAGCAGGGCCAGTTCCGCGAAGACCTTTATTACCGGCTCAACGTTGTGCCCATCGTCCTTCCGCCACTCCGGGAGCGCCGGGAGGATATCCCCCTACTCGCGCACTTTTTCCTCAAAAAGTACATCGACCAGAATAAGCTCTCGATCCCGGCCGACCTGTCCCCGGAACTCACCGCGGCGCTCAAGGTCCACGATTGGCCGGGTAACGTCCGCGAACTGGAGAACGCGATCGAGCGCCTCCTTGTATTGTCGGACAACGGGCACCTGGCCCCCGAACTGCTGCGTCTCGACCGCCCGCGGGTGACGACGCGGGTAACGACCAAAGGCGGCGGCCCTGTGGGGCACGACGTCCCCTCGCTGATTCGCGCCCTGGTCCGCGCCGGCGTCTCGTCGGCGATGCCGTCGGACGTTCGGCTCTATGATTTCGTGGTCGGCGGCGTCGAACGAGAATTGATCGAGCAGGTGATGCGGCAGTTCGATGGCGTGCGCGTGAAAGCCGCCAACCGCCTCGGCATCAACCGGAACACGTTACACAAGAAGCTCGACGAATTTAAACTCGAAGATCAGAAGAACGAATTGGGCGCGCCTCCACCGCCCGACGGCGAAGCGGTCGCCGAGGGCGTATAA
- the miaA gene encoding tRNA (adenosine(37)-N6)-dimethylallyltransferase MiaA has product MPPPPTAFADALILTGPTGSGKSAVALELAEQMGCEIVALDSMTLYRGMDIGTAKPTREEMARVPHHLVDVLDPWESGSIAWWLDRAAEACAAIRARGRRPLFVGGTPFYLKALLCGLFDAPPVDPAVRRALEEEAERIGKGALHERLASIDPKTAARLHPNDVRRVVRALEVFETTGRPISSFQQTWDTPAFASGESPSPVPLPCVAIEWPREVLYQRIDARVIAMLDAGWLDEVRRLRELPRPLSKEAAQALGYRELTTFLDGASGWPETVALIQMRTRQFAKRQLTWFRSLPGCRPCPADLPGLADRVREMWAIAP; this is encoded by the coding sequence ATGCCCCCGCCGCCGACTGCTTTTGCCGACGCACTGATCCTGACCGGGCCGACCGGATCGGGGAAGTCCGCTGTCGCGCTCGAACTAGCCGAGCAGATGGGCTGCGAGATCGTTGCCCTCGACTCGATGACGCTTTACCGCGGCATGGACATCGGCACCGCGAAGCCGACGCGAGAAGAAATGGCTCGTGTACCGCATCACCTCGTTGACGTACTCGACCCCTGGGAATCGGGCAGCATCGCGTGGTGGCTCGACCGCGCGGCGGAAGCCTGCGCCGCGATTCGCGCGCGGGGCCGTCGGCCGCTCTTCGTCGGTGGGACGCCGTTCTATCTCAAGGCTCTGCTCTGCGGGCTGTTCGACGCCCCGCCGGTCGACCCGGCCGTCCGCCGCGCGCTGGAGGAAGAAGCCGAGCGAATTGGGAAAGGCGCGTTGCACGAACGGTTAGCCAGCATCGACCCGAAGACGGCCGCACGGCTGCACCCGAACGACGTCCGCCGGGTGGTCCGGGCATTGGAAGTGTTTGAAACGACCGGCCGGCCGATCAGTTCGTTTCAGCAGACGTGGGACACGCCCGCTTTCGCTTCGGGCGAGTCGCCCTCGCCTGTGCCGCTGCCGTGCGTTGCCATCGAATGGCCGCGGGAGGTTCTTTACCAACGCATCGACGCCCGCGTGATCGCGATGTTGGATGCCGGCTGGCTCGACGAGGTACGTCGCTTACGCGAACTGCCGCGGCCGCTCAGCAAAGAGGCAGCCCAGGCGCTCGGCTACCGGGAACTGACGACGTTTCTCGACGGAGCCAGCGGATGGCCAGAGACCGTGGCCCTCATCCAGATGCGGACGCGGCAGTTCGCCAAGCGGCAACTGACGTGGTTCCGATCGCTCCCCGGGTGTCGGCCGTGCCCGGCTGACCTGCCCGGTCTCGCGGACCGGGTGCGCGAAATGTGGGCAATCGCGCCGTGA
- the purU gene encoding formyltetrahydrofolate deformylase: MAPRSTKDTAILLIDCPDRKGLVAAIGEFLYRHNANILHADQHQDPERNVFLMRVEWDLAGFDIELADFPTHFGPLAERYGMRWKLERSDRPHRLALFVSKYDHCLADLLYRHQSGELACEIALVVANHPDASRWADFHGVPFHHVPVEATGKDAAEQKQLDLLAANGVDLVILARYMQVLSPRFVAAYPQRIINVHHSFLPAFSGAKPYHRAYERGVKLIGATSHYVTDELDEGPIIEQAVVRVSHRDTLDDLLEKGRDMEKAVLSRAVRWHIDHRILVYGRKTVVFD; this comes from the coding sequence ATGGCCCCGCGCAGTACGAAAGACACGGCGATCCTGCTGATCGATTGCCCCGACCGCAAGGGGCTCGTCGCCGCCATCGGCGAGTTTCTGTACCGGCACAACGCCAACATCCTGCACGCCGACCAGCATCAAGACCCCGAGCGGAACGTCTTCCTGATGCGGGTCGAGTGGGATCTCGCCGGGTTCGACATCGAACTCGCCGACTTCCCCACCCACTTCGGCCCGCTCGCCGAACGGTACGGGATGCGGTGGAAGTTGGAGCGGTCGGACCGCCCGCACCGGCTGGCGCTGTTTGTGTCCAAGTACGACCACTGCCTCGCCGACCTGCTCTACCGACACCAGAGCGGCGAGCTCGCGTGTGAGATCGCCCTCGTCGTGGCCAACCACCCGGACGCCAGCAGGTGGGCCGACTTCCACGGAGTCCCCTTCCACCACGTCCCGGTCGAGGCGACCGGGAAGGACGCTGCCGAGCAGAAGCAACTCGACCTGCTCGCCGCGAACGGCGTTGACCTCGTCATCCTTGCCCGGTACATGCAGGTTCTTTCTCCGCGGTTCGTGGCCGCATACCCGCAGCGGATCATCAACGTCCACCACTCGTTCCTGCCGGCGTTCAGCGGCGCGAAGCCTTACCACAGGGCTTACGAACGAGGCGTCAAACTGATTGGGGCGACCAGCCACTACGTCACGGACGAACTGGACGAGGGGCCGATCATCGAGCAGGCGGTCGTCCGCGTGTCGCACCGGGACACGCTGGACGACTTGCTCGAAAAAGGCCGAGACATGGAAAAGGCGGTTCTCTCTCGCGCCGTCCGCTGGCACATCGACCACCGCATTCTGGTCTATGGCCGGAAAACGGTCGTGTTCGATTAA
- a CDS encoding ArnT family glycosyltransferase — protein sequence MSPTARTRLIDAVWFLFVAAVSSAWCLTASEHMGATFDEPFYIASGLQGWRDGTHRPLIKAGTMPLPVDVQTLPVYVWERYRGEPFQHYIDLARLLPVARSATLLFWWLLLFYGMLFGRALGGPWAGRLACGLLAADPTLLAHATLATTDLPLTACVLLASYHWYRGRDHGWFLRIVVPGFCYMIALAAKASSFAFVPLLFGVLGLDHVIRSGAVNWPAGDLIGPKIRALWTATYRLRWDLVLALWLGFILVFFFCGCDWADEPTFIEWAEGLDDGPVKNVMLPFSQNLRIFSNAGEGLVYQIAHNIRGHHGSYLLGEYRPQGRWYYFPVALSAKLPIPALALLAFVLAARTRAFLNPVGWATVALLAFSLTCRVQIGVRFQLPLVAFLYIAMAIAACRRPGWVCGWTRPAPTPTSTENAVGTESWRLSGSNKVVPSSTSPRPDCQTDSATRLALALGFLALALNVAVAATAWPDGLLYTNELYGGTVRGREIYSDSNYDWGQGLPDLKVWYQEHRGQPLFVWFYGTDPQILMPPFKLFEIHREPNVTPALVAEAVGNGYLAVGVTLLDGCPDRRPELLAVVEWLKTQKEVGRTGTFVIYQFR from the coding sequence ATGTCCCCCACCGCCCGGACCCGTTTGATCGACGCGGTCTGGTTCCTGTTCGTCGCGGCCGTGTCGTCGGCCTGGTGTTTGACGGCTTCCGAACACATGGGGGCGACGTTCGACGAGCCCTTTTACATCGCCAGCGGACTGCAGGGCTGGCGGGACGGCACGCACCGGCCGCTCATCAAAGCCGGGACGATGCCGCTCCCGGTGGACGTTCAAACGCTGCCAGTCTACGTCTGGGAGCGATACCGGGGCGAGCCGTTTCAGCACTACATCGACCTCGCCAGGTTGCTCCCGGTCGCGCGGTCGGCGACCCTGCTCTTCTGGTGGCTGTTGCTGTTCTACGGGATGCTGTTCGGGCGGGCACTCGGCGGGCCGTGGGCGGGCCGCCTCGCGTGCGGACTGCTCGCCGCCGACCCGACTTTACTCGCCCACGCGACCCTCGCCACCACCGACCTTCCCCTGACCGCGTGCGTTCTCCTCGCCTCGTATCACTGGTACCGCGGGCGCGACCACGGCTGGTTTCTTCGGATCGTCGTGCCCGGCTTCTGCTACATGATCGCGCTGGCGGCCAAGGCCTCGTCGTTCGCGTTCGTACCGCTTCTCTTCGGGGTACTCGGGCTGGATCACGTCATCCGGTCGGGAGCGGTCAACTGGCCAGCGGGCGACTTAATCGGACCCAAGATTCGAGCACTCTGGACAGCGACCTACCGGCTTCGTTGGGATTTGGTCCTGGCGCTCTGGCTCGGGTTCATACTCGTTTTCTTCTTCTGCGGCTGCGACTGGGCTGATGAGCCGACGTTCATTGAGTGGGCGGAGGGTCTGGACGACGGGCCGGTGAAAAATGTGATGCTCCCGTTCTCCCAGAATCTCCGGATCTTCTCGAACGCGGGCGAAGGACTTGTCTACCAGATCGCGCACAACATTCGCGGGCACCACGGCTCTTATCTGCTCGGGGAATATCGACCGCAGGGGCGGTGGTATTACTTCCCGGTCGCCTTATCGGCGAAGTTACCGATCCCGGCTCTCGCCCTTCTCGCATTCGTGCTGGCGGCCCGCACCCGCGCGTTTCTCAATCCAGTCGGGTGGGCGACGGTCGCGTTGCTGGCGTTCAGCCTCACGTGCCGGGTGCAAATTGGCGTGCGCTTTCAACTCCCCCTGGTCGCCTTCCTGTACATCGCGATGGCGATCGCCGCGTGTCGGCGACCGGGTTGGGTGTGCGGTTGGACGAGACCGGCACCCACTCCCACCTCCACTGAAAATGCCGTGGGAACGGAGTCGTGGCGATTGTCGGGTTCAAACAAGGTGGTGCCGTCCTCGACATCTCCGCGCCCTGATTGCCAGACAGATTCGGCTACGCGACTCGCACTCGCCCTTGGCTTTCTTGCCCTTGCGCTCAACGTCGCGGTGGCGGCTACGGCGTGGCCGGACGGCCTGCTCTATACGAATGAACTGTATGGCGGGACGGTCCGCGGGCGCGAAATCTACAGCGACTCGAACTACGACTGGGGCCAGGGGCTGCCGGATTTGAAAGTCTGGTATCAAGAACACAGAGGGCAGCCGCTTTTCGTCTGGTTTTACGGCACCGACCCACAAATCCTCATGCCCCCGTTCAAGCTCTTTGAGATTCACCGGGAGCCAAACGTGACCCCCGCGCTAGTGGCGGAGGCGGTCGGTAACGGATACCTCGCGGTCGGCGTGACGCTCCTCGACGGGTGCCCCGACCGCCGCCCGGAACTGCTCGCAGTCGTCGAATGGCTGAAGACCCAGAAAGAAGTCGGGCGGACGGGGACGTTCGTCATTTATCAGTTCCGGTAG
- a CDS encoding HAD family hydrolase, protein MPHPPASAEVVNPDLPRGRFRAAVFDFDGTLSLVREGWARVMAELGRDLFRERGLETGPENQFLDYLEDQMLRLSGKPTIFQMQKLADEIAARGAAAPNADDLLAEFLRRLFAAVGWRMERLKAGTEKPADWVVKGAHGLLDDLRGRGVALYLASGTDLAFVRAELDALQLADYFGRHVYAPADNTPHYSKRDVIEMILRDTGVTGPELLGFGDGYSETVEVKRAGGVMVAVASVEPGRTGVNQMKRSILVELGADVVVPDYSEYEGLVAWLFADK, encoded by the coding sequence GTGCCACATCCCCCAGCTTCCGCCGAAGTCGTCAACCCGGACCTCCCGCGGGGTCGATTTCGGGCCGCCGTGTTCGATTTCGACGGCACCCTGTCACTGGTCCGCGAAGGGTGGGCGCGGGTAATGGCCGAACTCGGGCGCGACCTGTTTCGGGAACGCGGTCTGGAGACCGGGCCGGAAAACCAGTTCCTGGACTATCTGGAAGACCAGATGCTCCGGCTCAGCGGTAAGCCGACCATCTTCCAGATGCAGAAACTCGCCGACGAGATCGCGGCCCGCGGGGCCGCCGCGCCGAACGCGGACGATCTTCTGGCCGAGTTTCTCCGCCGGCTGTTCGCGGCCGTTGGTTGGCGGATGGAGCGGTTGAAGGCAGGCACCGAGAAGCCGGCGGACTGGGTGGTCAAGGGCGCCCACGGCCTGCTCGACGACCTCCGCGGCCGCGGCGTCGCCCTCTATCTGGCGAGCGGGACGGACCTCGCGTTCGTCCGGGCGGAACTGGACGCGCTGCAGCTCGCGGACTACTTCGGCCGCCACGTCTACGCCCCGGCTGACAACACGCCGCACTACTCCAAGCGGGACGTCATTGAAATGATCCTGCGGGATACCGGCGTGACCGGCCCCGAGCTACTCGGCTTCGGCGACGGCTATTCGGAAACGGTCGAGGTTAAGCGAGCCGGCGGCGTCATGGTGGCTGTGGCCAGCGTCGAACCCGGCCGGACTGGCGTGAACCAGATGAAACGGTCCATCCTCGTCGAACTCGGTGCGGACGTGGTCGTACCCGACTACTCGGAGTACGAAGGGCTCGTCGCCTGGCTGTTCGCGGACAAGTAA
- a CDS encoding zinc-ribbon domain-containing protein, giving the protein MPQIHCPTCGSTLHLDQDMVGGEVQCGSCRAIFVAKAGPADRIGAAEPPTSRPFPQDSEEEERPSRQRSRRRDDEDDDRPSRRREWDDDDEDERPSRRRSRRRGSYDFVRRRRSSGAGNGLAIASLVLGILALPLGLCCGLFSFPFSIAAIVMGVFGMRSEQGRVMGIAGTVLGVLALLLMVVTIIFSVAFNVANFGAQNRGRNFGPQQNFAPNPPPPNPPFRRR; this is encoded by the coding sequence ATGCCCCAGATCCATTGCCCGACCTGCGGTAGCACGCTCCACCTCGATCAAGACATGGTCGGTGGTGAAGTTCAGTGCGGGAGTTGCCGGGCGATATTCGTCGCGAAGGCCGGCCCCGCCGATCGAATCGGGGCCGCCGAGCCGCCGACCAGTCGTCCTTTTCCTCAGGATTCCGAGGAAGAGGAGAGGCCGTCCCGCCAGAGGTCGCGGCGCCGGGATGACGAGGACGACGACAGGCCGTCCCGCCGGCGCGAGTGGGACGATGACGACGAGGACGAGCGACCGTCCCGCCGGCGGAGTCGGCGGAGGGGCAGCTACGACTTTGTGCGGCGGCGGCGATCCTCCGGCGCGGGAAACGGACTCGCGATCGCGTCTCTCGTCCTGGGGATACTTGCTCTCCCGTTGGGCTTGTGTTGCGGGCTGTTCTCGTTCCCCTTTTCGATCGCCGCAATCGTTATGGGCGTGTTCGGGATGCGGTCCGAGCAGGGGCGGGTCATGGGCATCGCCGGGACGGTCCTCGGCGTCCTCGCGTTGCTCTTAATGGTCGTGACAATCATCTTCAGCGTCGCGTTCAATGTTGCCAATTTCGGGGCGCAGAATCGGGGTCGGAACTTCGGCCCCCAACAAAACTTCGCCCCCAACCCTCCCCCGCCGAACCCGCCCTTTCGACGAAGGTAA
- a CDS encoding DUF4190 domain-containing protein translates to MFVPTVCPACRTGLDIEAQWANTQVRCGACQEVFVAIPVLTEPPRPIRSRSCDEPPRTVRSRSRDDWNGDDDRYYDRPRRRPPRRPLPTGEGAALASLTLGIICLFIVCLWPIGMILSIVGMALGASALKSPSRKTAVAGLVLSTVGLIFTSGFAVVTVVAIAKAQAEEAKQQKHPRANVFDDQD, encoded by the coding sequence ATGTTCGTTCCGACCGTATGCCCGGCGTGTCGCACGGGTCTGGACATCGAGGCGCAGTGGGCGAACACGCAGGTTCGGTGCGGCGCGTGCCAGGAAGTGTTCGTCGCCATTCCGGTCTTGACGGAACCGCCCCGCCCGATCCGCTCGCGGTCGTGCGATGAACCACCCCGCACAGTCCGTTCGCGGTCGCGCGACGACTGGAACGGGGACGACGATCGCTATTACGACCGCCCGCGTCGGCGTCCCCCGCGGCGCCCGCTCCCGACCGGCGAGGGCGCCGCCCTCGCCTCGCTCACGCTCGGGATTATCTGTCTGTTCATTGTCTGCCTTTGGCCGATCGGGATGATTCTGAGTATTGTCGGCATGGCCCTCGGGGCGTCCGCCCTAAAATCCCCGTCCCGGAAAACGGCCGTAGCCGGGTTGGTCCTCTCGACCGTCGGGCTGATTTTCACGAGTGGGTTCGCGGTAGTCACGGTCGTCGCCATCGCCAAAGCCCAGGCCGAGGAAGCCAAACAACAGAAACACCCCCGTGCCAACGTCTTCGACGATCAGGACTGA
- a CDS encoding FHA domain-containing protein, whose protein sequence is MTVSLSTQFAQACGATAPVHLRIDRTDGTHLTSGDLDVPFALVGRDPDCEITLVDQDVSIRHACIQVVEGRILLADVGSRTGLHTLTGPKSFTFLSPNIPVRIGPFLFTANAASAARPPIPGPDYNPFLPAPAAAPKIDSGSRVGLRFLNGRTVRAEWEVNRTMTFIGRAKDCKICLSADNIAPYHGYFLRTPKGLWVVDLVTEAGTWVNDEAVRYKLLSDGDVVRIGQFELGCVYLDSPVAVAPPPVVPAANRPAPRNQKPVSPPAPAHAPRPKTEPPRAANVRQSAPPATPAMEPPITLIPAPPVGATIPPSAPEASISAMVPNGSLTAIALPALPEGMDPTVSTLLRQMSSAQGHMIEQFQQSLMTVMQMFGTMHREQMLEMQQELARMASLSGELQDLQARLAGSPGLKPVATSTLPDPTLLPPVSEATADHHNWVYERMSAVQAERHGIWQKLFGMVSAKTAGAS, encoded by the coding sequence GTGACCGTTTCCTTGTCGACACAGTTCGCCCAGGCTTGCGGGGCCACGGCCCCGGTTCACCTGCGTATCGACCGGACCGACGGAACCCACCTCACGTCCGGCGACCTCGACGTTCCGTTCGCCCTCGTCGGCCGCGACCCCGACTGCGAGATCACACTGGTCGACCAGGACGTGAGCATTCGCCACGCCTGCATCCAGGTCGTCGAAGGGCGCATCCTGCTGGCCGACGTCGGCAGCCGGACGGGTCTGCACACCTTGACCGGCCCGAAAAGCTTCACGTTCTTGTCGCCGAACATCCCGGTCCGGATCGGGCCGTTCCTGTTTACCGCCAACGCAGCTTCCGCCGCCCGTCCGCCGATTCCCGGCCCGGATTACAACCCGTTCCTGCCGGCCCCGGCCGCGGCGCCCAAAATCGACTCCGGCTCGCGCGTCGGCCTTCGGTTCCTGAACGGCCGCACGGTCCGGGCCGAGTGGGAAGTGAACCGCACGATGACCTTCATCGGCCGGGCCAAGGATTGCAAGATCTGCTTGTCGGCCGACAACATCGCCCCTTACCACGGGTATTTCCTCCGCACGCCGAAGGGGCTCTGGGTCGTCGATCTCGTGACCGAGGCCGGAACCTGGGTGAACGACGAGGCCGTGCGCTACAAGTTGTTGAGCGACGGCGACGTCGTGCGAATCGGCCAATTTGAACTCGGATGTGTTTACCTGGACTCGCCGGTGGCCGTTGCCCCGCCGCCGGTCGTTCCGGCCGCCAACCGGCCGGCGCCACGGAACCAGAAACCCGTATCGCCACCCGCACCGGCTCACGCTCCCCGGCCGAAGACGGAACCGCCGCGTGCGGCGAACGTGCGCCAATCAGCACCGCCCGCAACCCCGGCCATGGAACCACCGATCACGCTGATTCCGGCCCCGCCAGTCGGAGCCACGATTCCGCCGTCCGCCCCGGAAGCGTCCATTTCCGCAATGGTGCCGAACGGGAGCCTGACCGCGATCGCACTTCCGGCCCTGCCGGAAGGGATGGACCCCACGGTCTCCACGCTGCTGCGTCAAATGAGCAGCGCTCAGGGGCATATGATCGAGCAGTTCCAGCAGTCGCTCATGACCGTGATGCAGATGTTCGGCACGATGCACCGGGAGCAGATGTTGGAAATGCAGCAGGAGTTGGCCCGCATGGCCTCTCTGAGCGGCGAGCTGCAGGATCTCCAGGCGCGGCTGGCCGGCAGCCCCGGGCTCAAACCTGTCGCGACGAGTACTCTCCCCGATCCGACGCTGCTCCCGCCCGTGAGCGAGGCAACGGCCGACCATCACAACTGGGTGTACGAGCGCATGTCGGCGGTGCAGGCCGAGCGGCACGGCATCTGGCAAAAGCTTTTCGGCATGGTCTCGGCTAAAACGGCCGGGGCAAGTTGA